The Chloroflexota bacterium sequence CGCCATGGGCCCCATGTGGCGGATGGTGTCGTCCTGCGCCTTGTAGTTCCATGTGGTGATGGGGACCTTGCTCAGGCGCTCCAAGACTGCCTGGCCGTCGGCGATAGCGAAGTTCTCCTTCAGTTTGCGATCGCTCACCGATGACCATGCGCTGGCACCCGGCAAGACGCGGACGCCGCTGGTGAGGGCGGTGTTCGTGTAGAAATACACGCCGCCAGTCGCGCGCGCGAGCCAGGCGTTGTTGGTACTGCACGTGATGTCGGCGTCGGTGGAATCGCCCCACACGAAGCAACCTGTATTGAGCGCCTTGGCGCGGCGCCCTGCGGCGAGGCTGTAGGAACCCTGCGCGGTGTTGGCATCGCCTCCCGGAACCGTGGCGTGGGGGCCGCTGGCCGTATTGCCCTGGCCGCCCCCGACGGTGGCGCGGGTGGCGCTCGCGATGTTGTTCATGCCACCTGCGATTGTCGCGGCGTAGGCGCTGGCGTTGTTGCCGGTTCCGCCGCCAACGGTCGTGCGCTCGCCAGTGGCCTGGTTGGAGGCTCCCCCGCCGATGGTAGCGGCATAGGTGCTGGCGTTGTTGGTGCGCCCTCCGGCCACGGTGGCGATCTCGCCGCCGGCTCGGTTGTCGTTGCCGCCCGCCACCGTAGCGTTCAGCCCCTGCGCCCTGTTGCCCACGCCCCCGGCTACGAGAGAGCCGTCGCCGCTGGCCGTGTTGCTCCAGCCGCCTCCAATGGTGGCGAACTGGAATGTGGCTGCATTGTTGACGCCGCCGCCGACGGTGGTATATCTGGCGCTGGCTGCATTGTCTTTGCCGCCACCTATCACCGCTGCTTCGCCGCTGGCGGTGTTCTGGAGCCCGCCGCCCACTGTAGCGTGTTCTGCGCTGGCGAGGTTTTCCTCGCCGCCGCTCACCGTTGAGTGCCAGTCGCTCGCACGGTTCCCATCGCCTCCGCCCACGAAGGCAAAGCCGCCCTCGGCGGTATTGCTGCCGCCACCGGCCACTGCGGCGCCTTGGTGGGTGGCCGCATTGGAGATGCCGCCGCCTACTGTGCTCCACATTTCACTGGCCGTATTGTGGAATCCTCCGCCCACGATAGAGTTCTCGCCCTCCGCATGGTTGTCCGCGCCTCCGCCGACCGTGGCATAGTTCCCTGCGGTGTTGACCCAGTAGCCCACGTCCGGTGGCAATTTGAGTTGTCCGCCTCCGCCGCCGATGGTAGCGCCGTATGCGCCTGGGATGGCGCGGTTCATCACGAACCCGCCAATCACGTTGGGGCCGCCGGAGTAGACACCGCCTGGCTCCAGCCGTATGCCGCCAACCTCCGTCTTCAGTTCGCCGGCGGTGTTGGCATCCGCGGCGTGGTTCGCATGCAGCGCATAGGGCGTCGGCATCAGGGCTTGTCTAGGGGACAGCGTGGTGAAGACGGTGTCTCCAGGGCCTTTGACGGCCACTTCCAGCCATACCGCCTGGCCGGTAAAGGCAGGGCCAAAGTCCAGGCTCACGGTGAACAGGCCACGGCTGACAGGCATATCCACCCGACTGATGGGGCCACCGACCTGAGTCCCGCCCGCTGCAGCGTCGTACAGTCTGAACTCAAAGTCAAACAGCCCTTCTGCGGGGCTTCCGCCTGCGTTGAGGCGGGCTTGATAGGTGAACGCGGTGCCCATTGGAGCCTGGGATCTGGGGCTTTGGGCAGCAACCAGGCCAGGGATGAGTGAAACCAGAACCAGGAACACAGAAGCAAGAATGAACAGTCGCGATCTCATGGGGTGCTCTCCTTGTCTCGGCGCGGCGAGACGTGGGCTTTGAGGGCGAGCGCGGCAGCCTGCACCGCCGGCGAGAGTGGAAGCGGTGGTGGGAGAAGGGTCAGGACGCATCAAAACTCGTCTGCTCACCCCGACGGGTACGCCACGCATGTACTCTAGCACAACCGCGTGGCGTGTCAAATGGGGGTGCGGCGCGCGTGCCTTTG is a genomic window containing:
- a CDS encoding tail fiber domain-containing protein codes for the protein MRSRLFILASVFLVLVSLIPGLVAAQSPRSQAPMGTAFTYQARLNAGGSPAEGLFDFEFRLYDAAAGGTQVGGPISRVDMPVSRGLFTVSLDFGPAFTGQAVWLEVAVKGPGDTVFTTLSPRQALMPTPYALHANHAADANTAGELKTEVGGIRLEPGGVYSGGPNVIGGFVMNRAIPGAYGATIGGGGGQLKLPPDVGYWVNTAGNYATVGGGADNHAEGENSIVGGGFHNTASEMWSTVGGGISNAATHQGAAVAGGGSNTAEGGFAFVGGGDGNRASDWHSTVSGGEENLASAEHATVGGGLQNTASGEAAVIGGGKDNAASARYTTVGGGVNNAATFQFATIGGGWSNTASGDGSLVAGGVGNRAQGLNATVAGGNDNRAGGEIATVAGGRTNNASTYAATIGGGASNQATGERTTVGGGTGNNASAYAATIAGGMNNIASATRATVGGGQGNTASGPHATVPGGDANTAQGSYSLAAGRRAKALNTGCFVWGDSTDADITCSTNNAWLARATGGVYFYTNTALTSGVRVLPGASAWSSVSDRKLKENFAIADGQAVLERLSKVPITTWNYKAQDDTIRHMGPMAQDFYAAFGLGEDETLISTIDADGVALAAIQGLYTMAKSQASRIQQLETENADLKQQMSELQTRLANLEAIVSQMKQQRAGGQQ